The proteins below come from a single Arthrobacter crystallopoietes genomic window:
- a CDS encoding DUF1003 domain-containing protein codes for MAEKKNTAGALDIPREARARLLPRLRPNPDAFGSATENFARFMGTPQFLVWMSVFCLIWLGWNTWGPPSLRFDSAALGFTALTLMLSLQASYAAPLLLLAQNRQDDRDKVSLQQDRQRAERNLSDTEYLTRELAALRIALQEVATRDFVRSELRSVLEELLESDDGDERPVRRGKKKVSDATAALPRISARPQKQSES; via the coding sequence ATGGCTGAGAAGAAGAATACCGCCGGTGCGCTGGACATCCCCCGCGAGGCGCGCGCCCGTCTGCTTCCGCGGTTGCGGCCCAACCCGGATGCTTTCGGCAGCGCCACCGAGAACTTCGCCCGGTTTATGGGAACCCCGCAGTTCCTGGTCTGGATGTCGGTCTTCTGTCTGATCTGGCTCGGCTGGAATACGTGGGGGCCGCCGTCGTTGCGCTTCGACAGCGCGGCACTGGGTTTCACCGCGCTGACGCTGATGCTTTCCTTGCAGGCATCCTACGCCGCACCGTTGCTGCTGCTGGCCCAGAACCGTCAGGACGACCGGGACAAGGTCTCGCTCCAGCAGGACCGCCAGCGGGCCGAGCGGAACCTTTCCGATACGGAGTACCTGACGCGTGAACTGGCGGCGCTGCGCATTGCGCTGCAGGAAGTGGCCACCCGCGACTTCGTCCGCAGCGAACTCCGAAGCGTCCTCGAGGAACTCCTTGAGTCCGACGACGGCGACGAGCGTCCCGTCCGCAGGGGTAAGAAGAAGGTCTCGGACGCGACTGCTGCCTTGCCCCGAATTTCCGCGCGTCCCCAGAAACAATCCGAAAGCTAG
- the sigE gene encoding RNA polymerase sigma factor SigE: MTRLQQDATEEPAAAGAETPWVAPTWEEVVTNHSAKVYRLAYRLTGNKHDAEDLTQEVFVRVFRSLENFKPGTLDGWLHRITTNLFLDQARRKSRIRFDGLAEDAEARIPGRDPGPERSFEFNNLDVDVQAALEDLPPDFRAAVVLCDLEGLSYDEVSAALGVKLGTVRSRIHRGRSMLREKLAHRDPAAKRPSRLKLPRVAGAH, from the coding sequence ATGACTAGGTTGCAGCAGGACGCCACTGAAGAGCCGGCCGCTGCCGGGGCGGAGACGCCGTGGGTTGCTCCGACCTGGGAGGAAGTAGTCACCAACCACTCGGCCAAGGTCTATCGGCTCGCCTACCGACTCACCGGCAACAAGCACGACGCCGAAGACCTCACCCAGGAAGTCTTCGTCCGGGTGTTCCGCTCCCTCGAGAACTTCAAACCCGGCACGCTTGACGGCTGGCTGCACAGGATCACCACCAACCTCTTTCTGGACCAGGCCCGGCGGAAGAGCCGGATCCGTTTCGACGGGCTCGCCGAGGACGCGGAAGCACGTATTCCCGGCCGCGATCCGGGGCCGGAACGCAGCTTCGAATTCAACAATCTCGACGTCGATGTGCAGGCAGCGCTTGAAGATCTTCCGCCCGACTTCCGGGCGGCGGTTGTACTGTGCGACCTGGAGGGCCTTTCCTACGACGAAGTCTCCGCAGCCTTGGGCGTCAAGCTCGGCACTGTGCGTTCGCGCATTCACCGCGGACGCAGCATGCTGCGTGAGAAGCTGGCACACCGCGACCCTGCTGCGAAACGGCCTTCCCGGCTGAAACTACCCCGCGTGGCCGGAGCACACTGA
- a CDS encoding Mrp/NBP35 family ATP-binding protein has protein sequence MTPHRLLPDRQSVQRALEKVIDPELRRPITELGMLKDFSIDDDGAVTVEVLLTIAGCPLRDTITDDVEKSLAALPGISAVSVVLDVMTQEQRTALKERLKGPGAERGIPFNDPSSLTRIYAVASGKGGVGKSSVTVNLACAMAAQGLRVGIIDADVYGFSIPGLMGITSAPTRVDEMILPPVAYGVKTISIGMFVSGNQPVAWRGPMLHRALEQFLTDVYFGDLDALFLDLPPGTGDIAISVSQLLPESRILVVTTPQSAAADVAERAGSIAVQTGQQIAGVIENMSWLELEDGSRVEVFGAGGGQVVAERLSSTLDKDIKLLGSVPLDPRLREGGDRGEPIVLAGGPAGSSPAAKALRSIAAELASRPRGLAGRPLGVSPA, from the coding sequence GTGACACCGCATCGTCTCCTACCCGACAGGCAATCCGTCCAGCGGGCCCTGGAAAAAGTTATCGACCCGGAACTCCGCCGGCCGATCACCGAGCTGGGCATGCTGAAGGATTTTTCCATTGACGACGACGGCGCTGTCACCGTGGAAGTGCTGCTCACCATCGCAGGATGTCCCCTTCGCGACACGATTACCGACGATGTTGAGAAGTCCTTGGCAGCCTTACCCGGGATCAGCGCGGTTTCGGTGGTGCTGGACGTGATGACCCAGGAACAGCGCACGGCCTTGAAGGAACGGCTCAAGGGCCCTGGCGCGGAACGCGGCATTCCCTTCAACGATCCGTCCTCGCTGACCAGGATCTACGCCGTGGCCAGCGGCAAGGGCGGCGTGGGCAAATCCAGCGTCACCGTAAATCTCGCGTGCGCCATGGCGGCCCAAGGACTGCGGGTGGGAATCATCGATGCCGACGTTTACGGTTTCTCCATCCCCGGCCTGATGGGCATCACCAGTGCCCCCACGCGCGTGGACGAAATGATCCTGCCGCCGGTGGCCTACGGCGTGAAAACCATCTCCATCGGCATGTTCGTCTCGGGAAACCAGCCTGTGGCGTGGCGCGGACCGATGCTCCACCGCGCACTGGAGCAGTTCCTGACCGATGTTTATTTCGGCGACCTTGACGCGCTGTTCCTGGACTTGCCGCCCGGCACCGGGGACATCGCCATCTCCGTATCGCAGCTGCTGCCCGAGTCCCGGATACTCGTGGTCACAACGCCGCAAAGCGCTGCCGCCGATGTCGCAGAACGGGCGGGGTCCATCGCGGTGCAAACGGGCCAGCAGATCGCAGGCGTCATCGAGAACATGTCCTGGCTTGAGCTGGAGGACGGCAGCCGGGTGGAAGTCTTCGGCGCCGGCGGCGGGCAGGTGGTGGCCGAGCGGTTGAGCAGCACGCTGGACAAAGACATCAAACTTCTGGGCAGTGTCCCCTTGGATCCGCGCCTTCGGGAAGGTGGCGACCGCGGCGAACCCATCGTCCTGGCTGGCGGGCCGGCAGGGTCTTCACCGGCAGCCAAGGCCTTGCGGAGCATCGCCGCGGAGCTGGCATCCCGCCCCCGCGGCCTCGCCGGCCGTCCGTTGGGGGTCAGCCCGGCCTAG
- a CDS encoding general stress protein: MSMLGRTESRDLKPGLPQGELLGNYRTYLDAQKVVDYLADQEFPVQHVTIVGNDLKSVERVTGRLSYPKVALSGAATGAWFGLFVGLLLMLFGGGGSYMLVLSSMAMGAAFWILFGVVSYAFTRGKRDFTSTQQTVATSYDVVVATEVAHEARRLASQLPMPGHAFHPGAQGPGHGQQPQQPQQQQPMPDRPAQWGDPYQQPGQNQPGQNQSGQPGIPPQPSSQPSAGAGEENGGETTGMPVRGRFPDLPDGRPQYGVRISPEHEQGQPDDRGGPSGNPDDERKQDQHPEGPAGQPRQ; encoded by the coding sequence ATGTCAATGCTTGGCCGTACCGAATCACGTGACCTGAAGCCAGGGCTTCCGCAAGGCGAGTTGCTCGGCAACTACCGGACTTACCTGGACGCGCAGAAAGTGGTGGACTACCTGGCGGACCAGGAGTTCCCCGTCCAGCACGTGACCATTGTAGGCAATGACCTCAAGTCCGTGGAACGCGTCACTGGCCGGCTGAGTTATCCGAAGGTTGCTCTCTCCGGGGCGGCAACGGGTGCATGGTTCGGTCTGTTCGTTGGGCTTCTGCTGATGTTGTTCGGCGGTGGCGGAAGCTACATGCTGGTGCTCTCTTCGATGGCCATGGGCGCCGCGTTCTGGATCCTGTTCGGTGTGGTCAGCTATGCGTTTACCCGCGGCAAGCGGGACTTCACCTCGACCCAGCAGACGGTTGCTACCAGCTACGACGTCGTCGTTGCCACCGAAGTGGCGCACGAGGCACGCCGGCTGGCCTCACAGCTGCCGATGCCCGGCCATGCTTTCCACCCGGGTGCACAGGGGCCGGGCCACGGTCAGCAGCCGCAGCAACCCCAGCAGCAGCAGCCGATGCCTGACCGTCCGGCACAGTGGGGCGATCCGTACCAGCAGCCCGGCCAGAACCAGCCCGGCCAGAACCAGTCCGGCCAGCCAGGCATCCCGCCGCAGCCAAGCAGCCAGCCGTCGGCAGGTGCCGGCGAGGAAAACGGCGGCGAGACAACGGGTATGCCGGTGCGGGGCCGTTTCCCGGATCTGCCGGACGGCCGTCCCCAGTACGGCGTCCGCATCTCGCCGGAGCACGAACAGGGCCAGCCGGATGACCGCGGCGGGCCTTCGGGTAATCCGGACGACGAGCGGAAACAGGACCAGCATCCGGAGGGTCCTGCGGGGCAGCCGCGGCAGTAA
- a CDS encoding sodium:solute symporter family protein: MTPEAEFYQLSGWTVILLLVLFYGGTLLMSTLIGKKKENADGYMTAGNKVGFGISAASMTATWIWASSMYASATSGYTYGISGPIHYGLWGALMILFIYPFGKRIRKVAPKAHTLAEVMHARHGRSSQLMLAGSNVVGSLISLTSNFIAGGALIALLSPFSFSQGIIVIAAGVLLYTLWSGFRASVMTDFAQVVAMLGAVVVIIPVVFFSAGGPDMFAQGAANLTPQQSNFFSSDAFLNQGAPYIAAVLAYAIGNQTIAQRLFAVREDLIKKTFVTATVGYGATIIGIGMLGVMALYLGISPSGGDTNNLIPQMASTYLGPILLGVFLIMIIGALSSTADSDLAALSSIMMADVYGQNIAKGNANPKTMLMVGRISMIVATAAALYFASGQMNILDLLVFVGALWGALVFPVIASFYWGKVTNKAFTVSVLAALAVFIPVRFEWFPMDGATGIIFDVVSVVGIGVVLGLMSFGFFGLKAARIIGALGALVAAPFVIGFLHDYTVLTGSLVAYAVSTVICYAMSARSKQDFDFALIKQRIGDYDTDSETEPQLDATAAGTAASGAGK; the protein is encoded by the coding sequence ATGACGCCAGAGGCGGAGTTCTATCAACTGAGCGGCTGGACGGTAATCCTGCTGTTGGTGCTGTTTTATGGCGGCACACTCCTGATGTCCACACTCATCGGGAAAAAGAAGGAAAACGCCGACGGTTACATGACCGCAGGCAACAAAGTCGGCTTCGGGATTTCCGCGGCCAGCATGACGGCGACCTGGATCTGGGCGTCCTCCATGTACGCCTCGGCGACGTCGGGCTACACCTACGGCATTTCGGGACCGATCCATTATGGTCTCTGGGGTGCACTGATGATCCTGTTCATCTACCCCTTCGGCAAGCGCATCCGCAAAGTGGCGCCAAAAGCCCACACGCTCGCTGAGGTTATGCACGCCCGACACGGTCGTTCCAGCCAGCTCATGCTGGCCGGTTCGAACGTCGTCGGGAGCCTTATCAGCCTCACCTCGAACTTTATCGCCGGCGGTGCACTGATTGCGTTGCTGTCACCGTTCAGCTTCTCCCAAGGCATCATTGTGATTGCCGCCGGCGTGCTGCTCTACACGCTGTGGTCCGGCTTCCGGGCTTCCGTGATGACGGACTTTGCCCAGGTCGTCGCCATGCTTGGCGCCGTCGTCGTTATTATCCCGGTGGTCTTTTTCTCCGCAGGCGGCCCCGACATGTTTGCCCAGGGTGCGGCAAATCTGACGCCGCAGCAGTCCAACTTCTTCTCTTCGGATGCGTTCCTGAACCAGGGTGCGCCGTACATCGCAGCAGTGCTGGCCTACGCTATCGGCAACCAGACCATCGCCCAGCGGCTCTTTGCAGTGCGTGAGGACCTGATCAAGAAGACCTTCGTCACCGCGACGGTCGGCTATGGAGCCACCATCATCGGTATCGGCATGCTCGGCGTCATGGCGCTGTACCTTGGTATTTCGCCTTCCGGCGGAGACACCAATAACCTGATCCCGCAGATGGCCTCCACCTACCTGGGGCCGATCCTGCTGGGTGTCTTCCTGATCATGATCATCGGCGCTCTGTCTTCGACGGCCGACTCTGATCTGGCCGCATTGTCCTCGATCATGATGGCGGACGTCTACGGACAGAACATCGCCAAGGGCAACGCCAACCCGAAGACCATGCTGATGGTTGGCCGCATCTCGATGATCGTTGCCACCGCCGCTGCGTTGTATTTCGCCAGCGGACAGATGAACATCCTCGACCTGCTGGTCTTCGTCGGTGCATTGTGGGGAGCGCTGGTCTTCCCGGTGATCGCCAGCTTCTACTGGGGCAAGGTCACCAACAAGGCGTTCACTGTTTCGGTGCTGGCGGCACTGGCCGTCTTCATCCCGGTCCGTTTCGAATGGTTCCCGATGGACGGCGCCACCGGGATCATCTTCGACGTGGTCTCCGTGGTGGGTATCGGCGTTGTGCTGGGCCTGATGTCCTTTGGGTTCTTCGGACTCAAGGCAGCCAGGATCATTGGTGCCCTGGGCGCGTTGGTTGCGGCACCGTTCGTCATCGGCTTCCTGCATGATTACACGGTTCTGACCGGTTCGCTGGTGGCCTACGCCGTCAGTACCGTGATCTGCTACGCCATGTCGGCGCGCAGCAAGCAGGACTTCGACTTCGCCCTGATCAAGCAGCGCATCGGCGATTACGACACGGATTCCGAGACGGAGCCGCAGCTCGACGCTACTGCTGCCGGCACCGCTGCAAGCGGCGCAGGAAAGTAA
- a CDS encoding magnesium transporter MgtE N-terminal domain-containing protein, with translation MSTNPTRVFVARLLGLDVFDPLGDRLGRLRDAVALDRGGAKPPQVVGIVVEVPGKKRVFVPMTRITSINSSQIICTGLVNLRRFEQRGAEMLMVAEMFDRRVTLADGSGDATIEDIAMEKSRNGDWYVSQLFVRRGHSTSPLRSLRRNETLIIDWDEAQQGARNEPQAATAFVASHEDLKAADFAEALHEMTGKRRIEVASELQDQRLAAVLQELPDDDQVQILSSLDIERAADVLEEMDPDDAADLLAELPEEQKEELLQRMEPEEAKDVRRLMEYEENTAGSIMTPVPVILPPEATVAQALAHVRREELTPALASAIFVCRPPLETPTGRYLGVVHIQQLLRYPPPEALGNIVDTDLDPVSDQADVSEVARMLATYNLNSLAVVNEDDRLVGAVTVDDVLDHLLPDDWRAQDDEVSLSRKVGRNG, from the coding sequence GTGAGCACAAATCCAACCAGAGTCTTCGTTGCACGCCTGCTCGGCCTGGACGTTTTCGATCCTTTGGGCGACCGTCTGGGTCGGCTGCGTGATGCCGTAGCGCTTGACCGCGGCGGGGCCAAGCCGCCCCAGGTCGTGGGCATTGTCGTCGAGGTACCCGGCAAGAAACGCGTCTTTGTGCCTATGACCAGGATTACCTCGATCAACTCCAGCCAAATCATCTGTACCGGATTGGTCAACCTGCGCCGGTTCGAACAGCGTGGCGCGGAAATGCTGATGGTCGCGGAGATGTTCGACCGCCGGGTCACTCTGGCGGACGGCAGCGGCGACGCCACCATCGAAGACATTGCGATGGAAAAATCCAGGAACGGCGACTGGTACGTCTCCCAGCTGTTTGTCCGGCGCGGCCATTCCACGTCCCCGCTACGCAGCCTGCGCCGCAATGAGACGCTCATCATTGACTGGGACGAGGCCCAGCAGGGCGCCCGGAACGAGCCGCAGGCCGCAACGGCGTTCGTGGCCAGCCACGAGGACCTCAAAGCAGCGGACTTTGCCGAAGCCCTGCACGAGATGACGGGCAAACGCCGGATCGAGGTAGCCAGCGAGCTGCAGGACCAGCGGCTCGCCGCGGTGCTGCAGGAGCTTCCGGACGACGACCAGGTCCAGATCCTGTCCTCGCTGGACATTGAACGTGCCGCGGATGTCCTGGAAGAAATGGACCCCGACGACGCAGCAGACCTGCTGGCGGAACTGCCCGAAGAGCAGAAAGAAGAACTGCTCCAGCGCATGGAGCCAGAGGAAGCCAAAGACGTCCGACGCCTCATGGAGTATGAGGAGAACACTGCCGGCTCCATCATGACCCCGGTTCCGGTTATCCTGCCTCCGGAAGCTACGGTGGCCCAGGCTCTGGCCCACGTGCGCCGCGAGGAACTGACGCCCGCGTTGGCATCGGCCATTTTCGTCTGCCGGCCGCCGCTGGAAACACCCACTGGGCGCTATCTCGGCGTCGTGCATATCCAGCAGTTGCTGCGCTATCCGCCGCCGGAGGCATTGGGCAATATTGTGGATACGGACCTTGATCCGGTGTCGGACCAGGCTGACGTCAGCGAGGTGGCACGGATGCTGGCCACCTACAACCTGAACTCGCTCGCTGTGGTGAACGAGGACGACAGGCTCGTTGGTGCGGTTACGGTGGATGATGTGCTCGACCATCTGCTGCCCGACGACTGGAGGGCGCAGGATGATGAAGTATCGCTGAGCCGGAAGGTGGGCCGCAATGGCTGA
- a CDS encoding PHP domain-containing protein: protein MRIDLHAHSTVSDGTQPPADVVRSAAAAGLDVVALTDHDSTAGWEPAFAAAREYGIGLVPGMEVTCHSVQGISVHVLAYLHDPAHPGLLAEIGKARDARLTRAERMVELLAEDYPITWADVNAHTAHGATVGRPHIADALVAAGIVSDRSEAFAHILTSRSRYYITHYAPEPARAVELIKQAGGVAVFAHPVASSRGRVVGEEVFREMIDAGLDGVEVDHRDNPEEGKAWLRRLAAENGLLVTGSSDYHGAGKPNRLGENTTSVQVLERILERGTGSAAYLPQRDTKDGYQAQ, encoded by the coding sequence GTGAGAATCGATCTGCACGCACACTCCACAGTCTCGGACGGCACGCAACCGCCCGCCGACGTTGTACGTTCGGCTGCCGCCGCAGGCCTGGACGTAGTCGCGCTCACCGACCACGATTCGACGGCAGGCTGGGAGCCCGCTTTCGCGGCTGCACGGGAGTACGGCATCGGGCTGGTACCCGGCATGGAAGTGACCTGCCACTCTGTGCAGGGGATCAGTGTGCACGTCCTGGCCTACCTGCACGACCCGGCCCACCCAGGACTGCTGGCAGAAATTGGCAAAGCCCGGGACGCGCGGCTGACCAGGGCCGAACGGATGGTCGAACTGCTGGCGGAGGACTATCCGATCACCTGGGCGGACGTTAACGCCCATACGGCCCACGGCGCAACGGTGGGGCGTCCGCATATCGCTGATGCCTTGGTGGCGGCGGGCATCGTTTCCGACCGCAGCGAGGCGTTCGCACATATTTTGACGTCCCGTTCGCGGTATTACATCACGCACTATGCCCCGGAACCCGCGCGCGCCGTCGAACTGATTAAGCAGGCGGGCGGCGTGGCCGTCTTCGCCCATCCCGTCGCCTCCAGCCGCGGCAGGGTTGTCGGTGAAGAAGTCTTCCGGGAAATGATCGACGCCGGGCTCGACGGCGTGGAGGTTGACCACCGGGATAATCCGGAGGAAGGCAAGGCCTGGCTCCGGCGGCTGGCCGCCGAAAACGGGCTGCTGGTCACCGGATCCAGCGACTACCACGGGGCGGGCAAACCCAACCGGCTGGGGGAGAATACGACGTCTGTGCAGGTGCTCGAAAGGATCCTCGAACGGGGCACGGGAAGTGCTGCCTACCTCCCGCAGCGGGACACAAAAGACGGCTACCAGGCACAATGA
- a CDS encoding twin-arginine translocase TatA/TatE family subunit: MLGINGSELIILAVIAVIVLGPERLPEYAAQLGRLVKQLRRMAAGAKDQLREEVGDEIVDMDWRKLDPRQYDPRRIIKEALLDDDEDDYFGPQRSTAKSTPALAAGAAGAAAAATATKTAGTSTAAAGPGAGPGTRRIERLEPGQAAPFDVEAT; encoded by the coding sequence GTGCTCGGAATTAACGGATCGGAACTGATCATTCTCGCGGTAATTGCCGTGATAGTGCTCGGTCCTGAGCGTTTGCCCGAATACGCCGCCCAGTTGGGCCGGCTGGTTAAGCAGCTGCGGAGAATGGCGGCCGGGGCCAAAGACCAGCTCCGCGAAGAAGTCGGCGACGAAATTGTTGATATGGACTGGCGCAAGCTCGATCCACGTCAGTACGACCCGCGCCGGATCATCAAGGAAGCTCTGCTTGACGACGATGAAGACGACTATTTTGGCCCGCAGCGCAGTACAGCGAAGTCAACTCCTGCCCTGGCGGCCGGAGCCGCTGGCGCGGCCGCTGCCGCAACGGCGACGAAAACGGCTGGAACCTCTACAGCAGCAGCGGGTCCAGGAGCAGGCCCCGGGACCAGACGGATTGAGCGGCTCGAGCCGGGCCAGGCTGCACCTTTCGACGTCGAGGCCACCTAG
- a CDS encoding aminopeptidase P family protein — translation MGSNWAPSTPQAPAKAEVAPHAARRRRAISEKFRGERLVIPAGPLKVRSNDTDYRFRPHSGFAHLTGLGLDHEPEAVLVLEPTAEGTGDDGGHHHATLYFRPLSGRDTPDFYANARYGEFWIGPRPTLPELNQLLDLDTADLSELEVAITKGAGVVSVGGMRIRLLREVDMNVDALVDTSRINTGVDLEESDKLDALLAEALSELRLLKDEWEIAEIKKAVAATINGFHEVVKVLPRAITHDRGERVVEGAFFARAREEGNDLGYDTIAAAGNNATILHWIRNNGRVNAGDLLLLDAGVEADSLYTADVTRTLPVNGSFSGIQRKIYQAVLDAADAGFAAAQPGAKFRDVHTAAVTVLAERLDEWGVLPVSLEEALSERGQHHRRWMPHGTSHHLGLDVHDCAQAKRELYLDGILTEGMVFTIEPGLYFKNEDLAVPEEYRGIGIRIEDDILMTADGPVNLSAALPRKPDEVESWMAGIYSPTGE, via the coding sequence ATGGGCAGCAACTGGGCCCCCAGTACCCCCCAAGCTCCCGCCAAAGCCGAGGTGGCACCACATGCCGCACGCCGCCGTCGTGCCATTTCGGAGAAGTTCCGTGGCGAGCGGCTGGTCATCCCCGCCGGTCCGCTCAAGGTCCGCTCCAATGACACGGACTACCGGTTCCGCCCGCATTCCGGCTTCGCCCACCTGACCGGCCTCGGACTGGACCATGAGCCCGAAGCCGTCCTGGTTCTGGAACCGACGGCAGAAGGCACGGGCGACGACGGCGGCCACCACCATGCCACGCTCTACTTCCGTCCGCTGTCGGGCCGGGATACGCCGGATTTCTATGCCAACGCACGCTACGGCGAATTCTGGATCGGCCCACGGCCCACCCTGCCCGAGCTCAACCAGCTGCTGGACCTGGACACCGCGGACCTGAGCGAGCTCGAGGTGGCCATCACCAAGGGCGCAGGCGTGGTCAGCGTCGGCGGAATGCGTATCCGCCTACTGCGCGAAGTGGACATGAACGTGGACGCGCTCGTCGACACTTCCCGCATCAACACGGGGGTGGACCTGGAAGAGTCCGACAAGCTCGACGCCTTGCTTGCCGAAGCCCTGTCCGAACTGCGCCTGCTCAAGGACGAGTGGGAAATTGCGGAAATCAAAAAGGCCGTAGCCGCCACCATCAACGGCTTCCATGAAGTGGTCAAGGTCCTGCCGCGCGCGATTACCCATGACCGGGGTGAGCGCGTGGTCGAAGGCGCGTTCTTCGCCCGCGCCCGTGAAGAGGGCAATGATCTCGGCTATGACACGATTGCCGCAGCGGGCAACAACGCAACGATCCTGCACTGGATCCGCAACAACGGCCGGGTCAACGCCGGCGATCTGCTGCTGCTCGATGCCGGGGTGGAGGCCGACTCCTTGTACACCGCGGACGTAACCCGCACCCTTCCGGTCAACGGCAGCTTCAGCGGGATCCAGCGCAAGATCTACCAGGCCGTGCTGGACGCGGCTGATGCCGGTTTCGCCGCCGCCCAGCCGGGCGCGAAGTTCCGCGATGTCCACACAGCTGCCGTAACGGTACTGGCCGAGCGGCTGGACGAGTGGGGTGTGCTGCCCGTTTCGTTGGAGGAGGCGCTGTCGGAGCGCGGCCAGCATCACCGGCGCTGGATGCCGCACGGGACCAGCCACCACCTGGGGCTGGACGTCCATGACTGTGCGCAGGCCAAGCGCGAGCTCTATCTGGACGGCATCCTCACGGAAGGCATGGTTTTCACCATCGAACCGGGCCTCTACTTCAAGAACGAAGACCTGGCGGTTCCGGAGGAATACCGCGGCATCGGTATCCGGATCGAGGATGACATCCTGATGACCGCCGATGGTCCGGTAAACCTCAGCGCAGCGCTGCCGCGCAAACCTGACGAGGTCGAGTCCTGGATGGCCGGCATCTACAGCCCCACGGGGGAATAG
- a CDS encoding anti-sigma factor family protein, with the protein MRHPERDLAEYLDGELADERRPGFERHLQRCARCRDSVAEHRAIQERLRALDVPPPGPDLTSRILSRSSQAFVAVSTGTPDDAPASPGAAMPYAERESAGSPRHRTALTVCSVLTGFAALTAGTAYVLGGEDSSPDASGAGSSGSDWQGTQELQPSLAGSVHELDREGLAELRGHGWNCPQLVGMGYEFVSARKIEIAGAPAVRIELANEETGTVVVTEQRRGTERIRNDEPDATRAEAAVNAVTGNTVAADGFHPVDGMDREMWVHSGTDWTVVLDSDNVTYTVWADIPLSALPETVNQIIVTEKSRLMLPEEEPADDPVNRIIRGLGKLIEPAGER; encoded by the coding sequence ATGCGCCACCCCGAACGTGATCTGGCGGAGTATCTGGACGGCGAACTCGCTGACGAGCGCCGGCCAGGTTTTGAACGCCACCTGCAGCGCTGCGCGCGATGCCGTGACTCTGTTGCGGAACACCGCGCCATTCAGGAGCGCCTGCGTGCCCTCGACGTGCCGCCGCCCGGCCCGGACCTGACCAGTAGAATCCTGAGCCGCAGTTCCCAGGCCTTCGTAGCCGTCTCCACGGGTACGCCCGATGATGCACCGGCCTCGCCGGGGGCAGCGATGCCGTACGCGGAGAGGGAATCAGCAGGGTCTCCGCGCCACCGCACTGCGCTGACGGTGTGCAGCGTCTTGACGGGTTTCGCGGCCCTGACTGCGGGGACGGCCTATGTGCTCGGCGGTGAAGACTCCAGTCCCGATGCCAGCGGTGCCGGTTCCTCCGGCTCGGACTGGCAGGGAACACAGGAACTGCAGCCCAGTCTCGCCGGCAGCGTCCATGAACTGGACCGCGAAGGACTCGCCGAACTCCGTGGCCACGGATGGAACTGTCCACAGCTTGTCGGGATGGGTTATGAGTTCGTCTCCGCACGAAAAATCGAAATTGCCGGAGCGCCGGCCGTCCGGATAGAGCTCGCGAATGAAGAGACCGGCACTGTTGTCGTTACCGAACAACGTCGCGGCACGGAGCGGATCAGGAACGATGAGCCTGATGCCACCCGCGCCGAGGCCGCGGTGAATGCCGTGACAGGAAACACCGTGGCAGCTGACGGGTTCCATCCGGTGGACGGCATGGACCGGGAGATGTGGGTGCACTCGGGCACTGACTGGACCGTTGTGCTGGACTCGGACAACGTGACTTACACAGTGTGGGCGGACATCCCGCTCTCGGCCCTGCCGGAGACGGTCAACCAGATCATCGTGACGGAGAAGTCACGACTGATGCTTCCGGAAGAAGAACCCGCGGACGATCCGGTCAACCGGATCATCCGCGGGCTGGGAAAGCTGATCGAACCTGCGGGCGAGCGATGA